Proteins encoded together in one Paracoccus sp. SMMA_5_TC window:
- a CDS encoding beta-ketoacyl-[acyl-carrier-protein] synthase family protein: MRRVAITGMGTINALGRDVPSTLEAMREGRCGIGPLDFRDVDRLAVRIGGQVRDWEPETYFNRQQIVLYDKFTQFTLLAAREAVNQSGLVFEGELGLRSGVVLGTAAGGMNTWDENYRTVYEEGKNRVHPFVVPKLMNNAACSHLSMEYGLLGPSFTVATACASSNHAMGMAFNMVRSGAATVMLTGGSEAMLCFGGVKAWEGLRVMSKDACRPFSATRNGMVQGEGAGIFVFEDWEHAVARGADILAEVVGFSMSADAQDIVMPSAIGAERTITGAMHDAHMRPDEVGYINAHGTGTAANDKTECAAVAHAFGHHADRLMISSTKSMHGHLIGGTGAVELLACIMALRDGIIAPTIGYEEPDPECALDVVPNEAREAKVEAALSNAFAFGGLNAVIALRKV; encoded by the coding sequence ATGCGCCGGGTCGCAATTACCGGCATGGGCACCATCAACGCATTGGGGCGCGACGTGCCTTCGACGCTGGAAGCAATGCGTGAAGGACGCTGCGGCATCGGCCCGCTGGATTTCCGCGACGTCGATCGGCTGGCGGTGCGTATCGGTGGCCAGGTGCGCGACTGGGAACCAGAGACCTATTTCAACCGCCAGCAGATCGTTCTTTACGACAAGTTCACGCAGTTCACCCTGCTGGCCGCGCGCGAGGCGGTCAACCAGTCAGGGCTGGTGTTCGAGGGCGAGTTGGGCCTGCGGTCCGGCGTGGTGCTGGGCACCGCCGCCGGTGGCATGAACACCTGGGACGAAAACTATCGCACCGTCTACGAAGAGGGGAAGAACCGCGTTCACCCCTTTGTGGTGCCGAAGCTGATGAACAATGCCGCCTGTTCGCATCTCAGCATGGAATACGGGTTGTTGGGCCCCAGCTTCACGGTGGCGACCGCCTGCGCCAGTTCCAACCACGCGATGGGCATGGCCTTCAACATGGTGCGTTCCGGTGCGGCCACTGTCATGCTGACGGGTGGCTCCGAGGCCATGCTGTGCTTTGGCGGCGTCAAGGCGTGGGAGGGGCTGCGGGTCATGTCGAAGGACGCCTGCCGTCCGTTCTCGGCCACCCGCAACGGCATGGTGCAGGGCGAGGGTGCGGGCATCTTCGTGTTCGAGGATTGGGAACATGCAGTGGCGCGGGGCGCCGATATCCTGGCCGAAGTCGTCGGGTTTTCCATGTCCGCCGATGCGCAGGACATCGTGATGCCTTCAGCCATCGGCGCCGAGCGCACCATCACCGGCGCCATGCACGACGCGCATATGCGCCCCGACGAGGTCGGATATATCAACGCCCATGGCACCGGCACCGCCGCCAATGACAAGACGGAATGCGCCGCCGTGGCCCATGCCTTTGGCCATCACGCCGACCGGCTGATGATCTCATCGACCAAATCCATGCACGGGCATCTTATAGGCGGCACCGGTGCGGTCGAACTGCTGGCCTGCATCATGGCGCTGCGCGATGGCATCATTGCGCCCACCATCGGCTACGAGGAACCCGACCCGGAATGTGCGCTGGACGTGGTGCCGAACGAGGCGCGCGAAGCCAAGGTCGAGGCCGCGCTGTCGAACGCCTTCGCCTTTGGTGGGTTGAATGCGGTGATTGCGCTGCGCAAGGTCTGA
- a CDS encoding L,D-transpeptidase family protein has translation MKWTKAIRAMIAAGVLALSGVTAHGQAFEAAPVASLPSPRLIFSPQELALAEMVASFPGLAEFYGSNGLRPVFTGPEAAARRRALIDAVSQASAHGLPAIRYRRQDLASLENATADDLQAELLFARVFADWTHDITGGILDPRKVEQGIKRIPERPPTGELLREFVRSTDPAAMLQNLAPRDPRYLALQAALAGQGGLTAPADLPSIAEGVWREGMTHPAVAALRARLTAIGFPAPPLASEQTFDAPLTAAVAAFQQRAGMTADGIAGPRTVTRLNRGPGREAAALVVALERMRWMRGHDLNARHVWVNLPEFTARIYQDGSEIFETRVVIGKANQEFETPEFSETMKYMVVNPRWNVPRSITVKEYLPRLQANRYAVSHLDIVDGAGNVIPRDRIDFNKYSARTFPYRMRQKPSDDNALGQVKFMFPNPWNIYLHDTPTKHLFNQSSRAYSHGCIRVGRPIDLAHELLRPQSADPAAVFGKALKSGRETYLNLRPPVPVHLVYFTAFPDEAGRIHHFPDIYGRDALVHAALLKAGLDSGRRGD, from the coding sequence GTGAAGTGGACGAAAGCGATTCGCGCCATGATTGCGGCCGGAGTGCTGGCCCTGTCCGGCGTGACGGCGCATGGCCAGGCTTTCGAGGCTGCTCCCGTGGCAAGTCTGCCGTCGCCGCGACTGATCTTTTCGCCCCAGGAACTGGCGCTGGCGGAAATGGTCGCATCCTTTCCCGGTCTGGCCGAATTCTATGGCAGCAACGGCCTCAGGCCCGTCTTTACCGGACCCGAAGCCGCCGCCCGCCGCCGGGCGTTGATCGACGCGGTTTCCCAGGCGTCGGCGCATGGGCTGCCCGCGATCCGATATCGTCGCCAGGACCTCGCATCCTTGGAAAATGCGACTGCCGACGATTTGCAGGCAGAGCTGCTTTTCGCGCGTGTCTTTGCCGACTGGACCCATGACATCACCGGCGGGATTCTTGATCCGCGAAAGGTCGAACAGGGCATCAAACGGATCCCGGAACGGCCGCCGACCGGCGAGCTGCTGCGCGAGTTCGTGCGTTCGACCGATCCTGCCGCGATGTTGCAGAACCTCGCGCCGCGCGACCCCCGCTATCTGGCGCTGCAAGCGGCCTTGGCCGGGCAGGGGGGGCTGACGGCTCCGGCCGATCTGCCGTCCATTGCCGAAGGCGTCTGGCGCGAAGGAATGACCCATCCGGCGGTCGCCGCGCTGCGGGCGCGACTGACGGCAATCGGCTTCCCGGCACCGCCCTTGGCCAGCGAGCAGACGTTCGATGCGCCGCTGACCGCGGCCGTGGCCGCCTTTCAGCAGCGTGCGGGCATGACCGCCGACGGCATTGCCGGCCCCCGCACCGTGACACGGCTGAACCGCGGACCCGGCCGCGAGGCGGCTGCCCTGGTCGTCGCGCTTGAACGCATGCGCTGGATGCGCGGCCACGATCTGAATGCGCGCCACGTCTGGGTCAACCTGCCCGAGTTCACCGCCCGCATCTATCAGGACGGCAGCGAAATCTTTGAAACCAGGGTCGTGATCGGCAAGGCCAACCAGGAGTTCGAGACGCCGGAATTTTCCGAAACCATGAAATACATGGTCGTCAATCCGCGCTGGAACGTGCCGCGATCCATCACCGTCAAGGAGTATCTGCCGCGCCTTCAGGCCAACCGTTACGCGGTCAGCCACCTGGATATCGTGGATGGTGCGGGCAATGTCATTCCCCGCGACCGCATCGATTTCAACAAATACTCAGCCCGCACATTCCCGTATCGCATGCGGCAAAAGCCCAGCGACGACAATGCGCTGGGGCAGGTGAAGTTCATGTTCCCCAATCCGTGGAACATCTATCTGCACGACACCCCAACCAAACACCTGTTCAATCAATCCAGCCGGGCCTATTCGCATGGCTGCATCCGGGTGGGGCGGCCGATCGACCTGGCGCATGAGTTGCTGCGCCCGCAAAGCGCCGACCCCGCGGCGGTGTTCGGCAAGGCGCTGAAATCCGGGCGCGAGACCTATCTGAATCTGCGCCCCCCGGTGCCGGTGCATCTGGTCTATTTCACCGCCTTCCCGGACGAGGCGGGGCGTATCCATCACTTCCCCGACATTTACGGCCGCGATGCGCTGGTTCATGCGGCTTTGCTCAAGGCCGGGCTGGATTCTGGTCGCCGGGGCGACTAG
- a CDS encoding SseB family protein, whose protein sequence is MTNLDELCSTPFHLADAARRARVLSRLADTELFAALTHEPAGDQVELQMFDLPEGRFAVACDLAERLADFAGAPIAHLAAPGRVLANALVSNAVGLLVNPGQPSQMLLDANMLAWLMQALRADARPVHVDGTCRLLPPDAEAVRVLADPLGQRMTDMAHLARAVDLARVEWADGQNAHLLIVHGAATGHQPAIAKALAELIAFLPRLEGGVDITFDAPARAEGALRIVAETPQTNAEIPQAKPSMPPRLR, encoded by the coding sequence ATGACGAATCTTGACGAACTTTGCAGCACTCCGTTTCATCTGGCCGATGCGGCAAGGCGGGCTCGTGTATTGTCGCGCCTGGCAGACACTGAGCTGTTCGCCGCGCTGACCCATGAACCGGCAGGCGATCAGGTCGAGTTGCAGATGTTCGATCTGCCCGAAGGCAGATTTGCCGTAGCTTGTGATCTGGCCGAACGTCTTGCCGATTTTGCGGGGGCGCCAATAGCCCATCTTGCCGCGCCCGGCCGGGTGCTGGCCAATGCCCTGGTGTCGAATGCGGTCGGGCTACTGGTGAACCCCGGACAACCTTCGCAGATGCTTCTGGATGCGAACATGCTGGCATGGCTGATGCAAGCACTGCGCGCCGATGCGCGGCCGGTGCATGTTGATGGCACATGCCGGCTGTTGCCGCCTGACGCGGAGGCCGTAAGGGTTTTGGCCGATCCATTGGGGCAGCGCATGACTGACATGGCCCATCTGGCGCGGGCCGTGGATCTGGCCCGTGTTGAATGGGCCGATGGCCAAAATGCGCATCTGCTGATCGTGCACGGGGCGGCCACCGGCCATCAGCCTGCGATCGCCAAGGCACTTGCAGAACTGATCGCCTTCCTTCCGCGACTGGAGGGGGGCGTGGACATCACCTTCGATGCCCCGGCTCGAGCCGAGGGGGCGCTGCGAATCGTTGCTGAAACACCGCAAACCAACGCCGAGATTCCGCAGGCCAAGCCGTCGATGCCACCACGACTGCGGTGA
- a CDS encoding acyl carrier protein has protein sequence MSEIRDRIIQIVAEQAMMDPSELSLEMSPQDIGIDSLGLVESIFAIEEAFDISVPFNANEPEKSDFDVSSLGAIVAAVEKLVTEKA, from the coding sequence ATGAGTGAAATCCGCGATCGCATCATCCAGATCGTTGCCGAACAGGCGATGATGGACCCTTCGGAACTGAGCCTCGAAATGTCGCCTCAGGACATTGGCATCGACAGTCTGGGCCTGGTCGAATCGATTTTCGCCATCGAGGAGGCTTTCGACATCTCGGTGCCGTTCAACGCCAATGAGCCCGAAAAATCGGATTTCGACGTGTCCAGTCTGGGGGCGATCGTCGCCGCTGTCGAAAAACTGGTCACCGAGAAGGCATGA
- a CDS encoding uracil-DNA glycosylase family protein, which yields MELVRQIQNCRLCAERFSGTATAHRPKPVVWFTPGARVLLVGQAPGMQVHRLGRPFADRSGDRLRDWMQTDEQVFYDRSKIAIVPMAFCFPGYDQRGSDLPPPPICAQTWREQVMQLLEPRLTLLIGGHAQRWHLGPAARSGVTATVADWRAYAPRIFPLPHPSWRNTGWLRRNPWFEAELLPALRVAILNALSEADDES from the coding sequence ATGGAACTTGTGCGACAGATCCAGAATTGCCGCCTTTGCGCCGAGCGTTTTTCCGGGACCGCAACGGCGCATCGCCCTAAGCCGGTGGTGTGGTTCACACCCGGGGCCCGCGTTCTTCTGGTCGGGCAGGCGCCGGGCATGCAGGTGCATCGGTTGGGCCGGCCATTTGCAGATCGTTCTGGCGACCGTCTGCGGGACTGGATGCAGACTGATGAACAGGTTTTCTATGACAGGTCGAAAATTGCCATTGTGCCGATGGCCTTCTGCTTTCCGGGCTATGACCAGCGAGGATCCGACCTGCCACCACCCCCGATCTGCGCACAGACCTGGCGAGAGCAAGTGATGCAACTGCTTGAACCTCGGCTGACCCTGCTGATCGGCGGTCATGCCCAGCGATGGCACCTCGGTCCGGCCGCCCGGTCAGGCGTCACGGCGACTGTTGCGGATTGGAGAGCTTACGCACCCCGCATCTTTCCCTTGCCACATCCTTCGTGGCGCAATACCGGCTGGTTGCGGCGCAATCCCTGGTTCGAAGCAGAGCTACTGCCCGCATTGCGCGTGGCGATTCTGAATGCATTGAGCGAAGCCGATGACGAATCTTGA
- a CDS encoding YcbK family protein: MTFETISRRGILGVFAATTVAAAPVMANAFGLIRGAGDIRRIRMYSPRTGESIDTVYWVEGKYIRDALNEINIFMRDWRTGQVIGVDPRTIDIAAASHRLLQTSEPYMMLSGYRSPQTNAMLRSRSAGVARNSLHMVGKAADLRLKSRSVSQMYKAASACQAGGVGKYSRSNFVHMDCGPVRHWGA; this comes from the coding sequence ATGACGTTTGAAACTATCTCGCGCCGGGGCATTCTTGGTGTCTTTGCGGCGACGACGGTGGCGGCAGCGCCAGTAATGGCCAACGCATTCGGACTGATCCGCGGCGCCGGTGATATTCGACGCATCCGCATGTACTCTCCGCGCACGGGTGAAAGCATCGACACGGTCTATTGGGTCGAGGGCAAGTATATCCGGGACGCTCTCAACGAAATCAACATCTTCATGCGTGATTGGCGCACCGGCCAGGTGATCGGCGTCGATCCGCGCACCATCGACATTGCTGCGGCCTCGCACCGGCTGCTGCAAACAAGCGAACCCTACATGATGCTGTCGGGGTATCGCTCGCCCCAGACCAATGCGATGCTGCGGTCGCGCTCGGCCGGGGTGGCACGGAACTCGCTGCACATGGTCGGCAAGGCAGCTGACCTGCGGCTGAAATCGCGCTCGGTCTCTCAGATGTACAAGGCCGCCTCGGCCTGTCAGGCAGGGGGTGTCGGGAAATATTCGCGGTCGAATTTCGTCCATATGGACTGCGGGCCTGTGCGCCATTGGGGCGCCTGA
- the lpxD gene encoding UDP-3-O-(3-hydroxymyristoyl)glucosamine N-acyltransferase yields MTLTIAELAKALDAPFWGDGTALVAGAAEAGQAGPDQIALATTPAYVEKLAPGGLALLAEGTDPDALGLRAAILVTRPRLAMAGLTRSFDPGPQIAPGIHPSAIVDPSAEIGDDAAIGPFVVIGARVRIGAGARIAPHVSIGADSRIGRDALIHAGVRIAHRVSIGNRVILQPGVVLGGDGFSFVTPEKSGVEEIRETLGERQQIRQQHWTRIHSLGGLNIGDDVEVGANSTIDRGTVRATSIGRGTKIDNLVQIGHNVVVGEDCLLCGLVGIAGSARIGNRVVLGGQVGVSDNIFVGDDVIAGGATKIFTNAPAGRVLLGSPAVKMDAHVEAQKNIRRLPRLYAQVAELRENVKKLLDKSE; encoded by the coding sequence ATGACACTGACCATTGCGGAACTGGCCAAGGCTCTGGATGCCCCGTTCTGGGGCGATGGCACGGCCCTCGTCGCCGGCGCGGCCGAGGCCGGCCAGGCCGGGCCAGACCAGATCGCGCTGGCCACAACCCCGGCCTATGTGGAAAAGCTGGCACCGGGCGGCCTGGCACTGCTGGCCGAAGGGACCGATCCCGACGCCTTGGGACTGCGCGCTGCGATCCTGGTGACGCGCCCCCGCCTTGCCATGGCCGGATTGACCCGCAGCTTCGATCCCGGACCGCAAATTGCACCGGGCATTCATCCCAGCGCCATCGTCGACCCCAGCGCCGAGATCGGCGATGATGCAGCAATCGGGCCCTTCGTGGTGATCGGTGCGCGCGTGCGCATCGGTGCTGGCGCGCGGATCGCCCCCCATGTCTCGATTGGCGCCGACAGCAGGATCGGCCGCGACGCACTGATTCATGCGGGCGTTCGCATCGCGCATAGGGTCTCGATCGGCAACCGTGTGATCCTCCAGCCCGGCGTTGTTCTGGGAGGCGACGGGTTTTCCTTTGTCACTCCGGAAAAATCCGGCGTCGAGGAAATCCGCGAAACCCTGGGCGAGCGTCAGCAGATCCGACAGCAGCACTGGACGCGGATTCATTCGCTGGGCGGGCTGAACATCGGCGACGATGTCGAGGTTGGCGCCAATTCCACCATCGACCGGGGCACGGTTCGGGCCACCAGCATTGGACGAGGCACCAAAATCGACAACCTGGTCCAGATCGGCCACAATGTCGTGGTGGGTGAGGACTGTCTTTTGTGCGGTCTGGTCGGGATCGCGGGCTCGGCCCGGATCGGCAACCGCGTCGTCCTGGGCGGGCAGGTCGGGGTGTCCGACAACATCTTTGTCGGGGACGACGTGATTGCCGGCGGCGCGACCAAGATCTTTACCAATGCGCCCGCAGGTCGGGTGCTGCTCGGCAGCCCGGCGGTCAAGATGGATGCGCATGTCGAGGCGCAAAAGAACATCCGCCGCCTGCCGCGTCTTTACGCGCAGGTGGCGGAGCTTCGTGAAAACGTCAAGAAACTGCTCGACAAGAGCGAATGA